In one window of Coprobacter tertius DNA:
- the trxA gene encoding thioredoxin has translation MALHFTDANVKEEIATGKLVIVDLWAEWCGPCRSIGPAVEELATEFEGKAVIGKYNVDENDELSSEYGVRSIPTILFFKNGELADKQVGASSKADLKAKIEKLL, from the coding sequence ATGGCTTTACATTTTACTGACGCTAATGTCAAAGAAGAAATCGCTACCGGAAAACTGGTGATTGTTGATTTGTGGGCAGAATGGTGCGGTCCCTGCCGGAGTATAGGGCCTGCCGTCGAAGAGTTGGCAACCGAGTTCGAAGGTAAGGCAGTTATCGGCAAATATAATGTAGATGAAAACGATGAACTCAGTAGTGAATACGGAGTACGCAGTATCCCTACGATTTTGTTTTTTAAGAATGGAGAGTTGGCCGATAAACAGGTAGGCGCGTCTTCTAAAGCTGATTTAAAGGCAAAAATAGAAAAATTACTCTGA
- the rfbC gene encoding dTDP-4-dehydrorhamnose 3,5-epimerase, with translation MEFIEQKIPGVFIIEPKVFGDERGYFMETYRKDLFDANVAKTEFLQDNESCSTYGVLRGLHYQTGEYSQAKLVRVIEGKVLDVAVDLRKSSPTFGQHVAVELSSRNKRQLFIPRGFAHGFLVLSETAVFTYKVDNVYAPNAEASLQFNDPALQIHWPVPESEMILSSKDRSGKPLSETILFE, from the coding sequence ATGGAATTTATCGAACAAAAAATACCCGGTGTATTTATTATAGAACCAAAAGTTTTCGGTGACGAACGAGGATATTTCATGGAAACCTATCGGAAAGATCTGTTCGACGCCAACGTAGCAAAAACAGAATTTTTACAGGATAACGAATCATGCTCGACTTATGGAGTATTGCGTGGGTTACATTACCAAACCGGAGAGTATTCACAGGCTAAACTCGTGCGGGTGATCGAAGGTAAAGTCCTCGATGTCGCTGTCGATCTGAGAAAATCATCCCCCACCTTCGGGCAACACGTGGCTGTAGAGCTTTCATCTCGCAATAAGCGACAATTATTTATCCCACGGGGATTTGCCCATGGCTTTCTCGTTCTTAGTGAAACCGCTGTCTTCACTTACAAAGTAGATAATGTATATGCCCCTAACGCAGAAGCCTCTTTGCAATTCAATGATCCTGCTTTACAGATACACTGGCCCGTTCCCGAGTCGGAAATGATCCTTTCTTCGAAAGACCGCTCTGGAAAACCTCTGTCTGAAACAATACTCTTTGAATAA
- a CDS encoding acyl carrier protein — protein sequence MEELRFINNMSSLLYKTQKDNFGPSTHLKELQEWNLLFATSCVMMIEEEYHVHLDINDLSHVDTVSELYRCIRNLQK from the coding sequence ATGGAAGAACTACGGTTTATAAATAATATGTCATCTTTATTGTATAAAACTCAAAAAGATAATTTCGGTCCTAGTACGCATCTCAAAGAATTGCAGGAATGGAATCTGCTGTTCGCAACATCTTGTGTAATGATGATTGAAGAAGAATATCATGTACATTTGGATATTAATGATTTATCTCATGTAGATACTGTTTCGGAACTTTATCGATGTATCCGCAATTTACAGAAATGA
- a CDS encoding porin family protein, translating into MRKLIVLSVMLFLGSVTFAQMKVGFGPKFNMNIANLTSSDGNARVGIGLGAFANLRFNDYVALQPELLFSMQGAKGSGTTIKYNYFKVPMMVKAYLFKGLNIELGPELNFLVNPRVKSEGITVDLTGSKHVELAIGVGLGYEFESGLTAGFRYNAGLTKVYKYADWKNSVFEIGIGWKFSL; encoded by the coding sequence ATGAGAAAATTGATTGTTTTATCCGTTATGCTGTTTTTAGGTTCTGTTACTTTTGCTCAGATGAAAGTGGGATTCGGACCTAAGTTTAATATGAATATCGCTAATTTGACTTCGTCAGACGGGAATGCTCGTGTCGGTATCGGTTTAGGCGCTTTTGCAAATCTTCGTTTTAACGATTATGTTGCTTTACAACCTGAGTTACTATTCAGTATGCAGGGTGCAAAAGGTAGTGGAACGACGATAAAGTATAATTACTTCAAAGTGCCGATGATGGTAAAGGCCTACCTTTTTAAAGGGTTGAATATAGAATTGGGGCCTGAGCTTAATTTTCTGGTAAATCCGCGAGTAAAATCAGAAGGAATAACGGTTGATCTTACTGGAAGTAAACATGTTGAGTTAGCTATTGGTGTTGGTTTAGGTTATGAGTTCGAGTCGGGCCTGACAGCAGGATTTCGATATAATGCCGGTTTGACAAAAGTTTATAAATATGCCGATTGGAAAAATAGTGTTTTTGAAATCGGGATAGGTTGGAAATTTTCTTTATAA
- the asnB gene encoding asparagine synthase (glutamine-hydrolyzing), with protein sequence MCGLAGIAGETENMDKLLNKMIKIQEHRGPDGSDTWASWFCDARIGLAHSRLTVRKRAETEIQPYLDEDTGIVIMFDGNIHNYKDIYKQLEDHYPFRSGSMSEVVAKAYHRWGRNLSEHLEGTFSLVVYDRSGKQLFITRDHFGIKPLYFALQKGNFYFASEIKALFAAGVNRQMSPHRWSSYLTYASYGMPYETFWENVYQLPAGHSLFFDGFSLDVWQWYDFKQAVSEIAVPNNEKPAAERLLSLADNAILSNLDTDVPIGINLSGGIDSSFLLGLLNRHCDIPLQIYSYYSGDKLDDEILWTEEMISHTPYRLEQVRMTAEMVKTEARYIARIQDEPFDGIDSLAYARLFRIARKRGTIVLCDGLGLDEVWGEYPHRNHNIQAVSDESICLRSDFKELARSPEAPAPFNTEYENQRYYDLFYGNIPHQLRFHDRVSMAYSTELRKPFLDHKLVEYAFAVPERLKLQNHTDKWLIRKLSSRMLPSDTRLAPERKVAKNQKNWLVNELKEWVDDSVSGLRNGKISHWIDGDHLEKEWKHYKDGTIDCDVMRVWRWLNLHILLNNE encoded by the coding sequence ATGTGTGGATTAGCCGGTATAGCAGGAGAAACCGAGAATATGGATAAACTCCTGAATAAAATGATAAAAATACAAGAGCACCGGGGCCCCGACGGTTCCGATACATGGGCGTCATGGTTTTGCGATGCTCGCATCGGGCTGGCTCACTCCCGATTGACGGTGAGAAAGAGAGCGGAAACGGAAATCCAGCCTTATCTCGACGAAGACACGGGAATTGTCATCATGTTCGACGGGAATATACACAATTACAAAGATATCTATAAACAACTCGAAGATCATTATCCTTTCCGTTCGGGCAGCATGTCAGAAGTTGTTGCAAAAGCCTATCATCGCTGGGGTCGCAACCTTTCTGAACATTTGGAAGGCACCTTTTCTCTTGTCGTTTACGACCGTTCTGGGAAACAACTATTTATTACCCGGGATCATTTCGGTATAAAACCGCTTTATTTTGCATTACAAAAAGGGAACTTTTATTTCGCGTCCGAAATAAAAGCTTTATTTGCTGCCGGAGTAAACAGGCAAATGTCTCCTCACCGATGGTCGTCGTATCTCACATACGCATCATACGGAATGCCGTACGAAACCTTTTGGGAAAACGTATATCAGTTACCCGCAGGACATTCATTATTTTTCGACGGCTTTTCTCTCGATGTATGGCAATGGTACGATTTTAAACAGGCCGTTTCGGAAATCGCTGTTCCAAATAATGAAAAACCGGCAGCCGAACGCTTACTCAGTCTAGCCGATAATGCAATTTTATCTAATCTCGATACGGATGTACCGATAGGGATCAACCTATCGGGTGGAATCGATTCGTCTTTTTTGTTAGGACTCCTAAATCGACATTGCGATATTCCATTACAAATTTATTCATACTACAGCGGCGACAAACTCGATGATGAAATTCTCTGGACCGAAGAGATGATTTCACACACACCTTATCGTCTCGAGCAAGTACGCATGACCGCCGAAATGGTAAAAACCGAAGCTCGGTATATCGCCCGCATTCAAGACGAACCTTTCGACGGAATCGATTCGTTAGCCTATGCTCGTTTATTTAGAATAGCCAGAAAACGAGGCACTATCGTACTTTGTGACGGACTCGGACTCGACGAAGTATGGGGAGAATACCCACACCGAAATCATAACATTCAGGCGGTTTCTGATGAATCGATCTGCCTGAGATCCGATTTTAAAGAATTAGCACGTAGTCCCGAAGCTCCTGCACCATTCAATACCGAATATGAAAATCAAAGGTATTATGACCTGTTCTATGGAAATATACCTCATCAGCTGCGTTTCCACGACCGTGTAAGCATGGCTTATTCAACCGAATTAAGGAAACCATTTCTCGACCATAAATTAGTTGAATACGCATTTGCCGTTCCCGAACGATTAAAATTACAAAATCATACCGATAAGTGGCTCATCAGGAAATTGTCCTCTCGTATGCTGCCTTCCGATACACGTCTCGCTCCTGAAAGAAAAGTGGCAAAAAACCAAAAAAATTGGTTGGTAAACGAACTGAAAGAATGGGTCGACGATTCGGTTTCAGGATTACGTAACGGAAAAATATCGCACTGGATCGATGGAGATCATCTCGAAAAGGAATGGAAACATTATAAAGACGGAACAATCGATTGTGATGTCATGCGCGTATGGAGATGGCTAAATCTGCATATTCTTCTCAATAACGAATGA
- a CDS encoding cation diffusion facilitator family transporter: MTQVNEDILKQKVQRWIVMGSVLLLVCKFVAFAITNSVGILTDAMESIVNVAAGFISLYSLHIAAKPKDEDHPFGHGKVEFVSASFEGILIIIAGGSIIFEGIKRLFIPSVIEKLDIGIIIVAVSGLINYLMGAYSIYTGKKYRSMALVAGGRHLQSDTYSTIGLVAGLLILYFTRIAWIDSALALIFGGIIVITGISILRKTIANLLDRADSELLKGLVEVISRNRQVYWIDIHNLKMIQYGSYYYIDCDLTLPWYYTIKQGHEAAEKLKEIILAGYSEKVQVSIHSDSCNEKYCKHCGIQDCLYRKFPFVSLLPFSLKEITESDEDRDEK; encoded by the coding sequence ATGACACAAGTGAATGAAGATATACTAAAGCAAAAAGTACAGCGCTGGATCGTAATGGGATCGGTTTTGTTGCTTGTGTGTAAATTCGTTGCTTTTGCTATTACCAATTCGGTAGGTATCCTTACTGATGCTATGGAAAGTATCGTTAACGTAGCTGCTGGTTTTATAAGTTTATATAGTTTGCATATCGCTGCTAAGCCGAAAGATGAAGATCATCCTTTTGGGCATGGGAAGGTAGAGTTCGTTTCGGCATCATTTGAGGGAATACTTATTATTATTGCAGGTGGATCGATTATATTTGAAGGGATAAAACGTCTTTTTATCCCTTCGGTGATCGAGAAGCTCGATATTGGGATTATCATTGTTGCTGTTTCCGGGCTTATAAATTACCTGATGGGAGCATATAGTATATATACAGGTAAAAAATACCGTTCGATGGCGTTAGTTGCCGGAGGCAGGCATTTACAATCCGATACTTACTCTACTATCGGTTTGGTAGCGGGTTTGCTTATTCTTTATTTTACCCGTATTGCTTGGATCGATAGCGCTTTAGCTCTCATTTTCGGAGGTATTATCGTAATAACAGGTATTTCGATATTAAGAAAGACAATTGCTAATTTGCTCGATAGAGCCGATAGCGAACTGCTTAAAGGGTTGGTTGAAGTAATTTCTCGTAATCGCCAGGTGTATTGGATAGATATACATAATCTCAAAATGATACAATACGGGAGTTATTATTATATCGATTGTGATCTCACACTCCCTTGGTATTATACTATTAAACAAGGACATGAGGCCGCCGAAAAACTGAAAGAGATTATTCTGGCAGGTTATTCTGAGAAAGTGCAGGTATCTATACATTCCGACTCCTGTAATGAAAAATATTGTAAGCACTGTGGGATTCAAGATTGCTTATATCGTAAATTTCCTTTTGTTTCTTTGTTACCTTTTTCTTTGAAAGAAATCACCGAAAGTGATGAAGATCGTGATGAAAAATAG
- the dnaE gene encoding DNA polymerase III subunit alpha, which produces MHPFIHLHVHSQYSILDGQASIQALVDKAMHDGMPGIAITDHGNMFGIKEFYNYVNKKNSGIKSEIKELKKRLSGLEKGTVESENREVEIADCRKRIEEAEKKLFKPIIGCEMYVARQRLQDKNGKPDQSGYHLVVLAKNEKGYHNLIKLVSKAWTEGFYMRPRTDRVELEKYHEGLIVSSACLGGEVPKKINKGLLDEAEEAVQWHKRVFGDDYYLELQRHKATVPRANHEAYPLQVTANEKILEFAKKYNIKVICTNDVHFVDEENAEAHDRLICLSTGKDLDDPNRMLYSKQEWLKTTAEMNDLFGDVPEALINTQEICDKVEFYSIDHPPIMPTFAIPEEFGTEDEYRQKYSEKDLFDEFTRDENGKVVLSEEDAHKKIDTLGGYDKLYRIKLEADYLKKLAFDGAKELYGDPLPAEVEERMIFELHIMKTMGFPGYFLIVQDFIAAARRMGVSVGPGRGSAAGSAVAYCLGITKIDPIQYDLLFERFLNPDRISLPDIDIDFDDDGRGEVLRWVTEKYGYEKVAHIITYGTMATKLAIKDVARVEKLPLSESDRLTKLIPDRLPEKNGKSPKINLKNCIEAVPELRQACESDNILINETMKYAQMLEGNVRGTGVHACGTIICRDDITDWVPVSTADDKETGEKMLVTQYEGSVIEDTGLIKMDFLGLKTLSIIKEAVANIKLSRGIDIDIDKISINDEATYKLYSEGRTIGTFQFESAGMQKYLRELQPTTFEDLIAMNALYRPGPMDYIPQFIDRKHGREPIEYDIPVMEKYLKDTYGITVYQEQVMLLSRLLADFTRGESDALRKAMGKKLKDKLDALKPKFIDGGKKNGHKAETLEKIWADWEKFASYAFNKSHATCYSWVAYQTAYLKANYPSEYMAAVMSRNISNITEITKLMDECKAMGIQVLGPDVNESNLKFTANKEGNIRFGLGAVKGVGESAVKAIMDERNANGPFTGIFNFVQRVNLNACNKKNIESLALAGGFDSFPELQREQYFVQNSKGESFLETLVRYGNKYQVDKQMQTNSLFGGSNTIEISKPEILPAEKWSDLERLDKERELVGIYLSAHPLDDYAIALEYGCNTRMVELADRSALIGREIVMGGIVTGFREGMTKRGKPFGILKIEDYSGTAEIPLFGNDFVDYRKFGFNGMYLLIRGQYQPRKFNESEYDLRISSITQLPDVKDQLLENITISIPLGSLHKGNIDTLYDLLPAHKESQTKLFFELVDPESNYRVKLFARNTNISVTKELINFLNSSEELSFKINA; this is translated from the coding sequence ATGCATCCTTTTATACATCTGCACGTCCATTCACAATACTCTATTCTCGATGGCCAAGCCAGTATTCAGGCTTTGGTAGATAAAGCCATGCACGACGGAATGCCCGGCATCGCCATTACCGACCATGGGAATATGTTCGGAATAAAAGAGTTTTATAATTATGTGAATAAAAAGAACAGTGGGATAAAAAGCGAAATAAAAGAGCTGAAAAAACGATTATCGGGACTCGAAAAAGGTACTGTAGAGAGTGAAAATCGGGAGGTTGAGATCGCCGATTGCAGAAAACGTATCGAAGAAGCAGAAAAAAAACTGTTTAAGCCGATTATCGGTTGTGAAATGTATGTTGCACGCCAACGGTTACAGGATAAAAATGGAAAGCCTGACCAAAGCGGATATCATCTGGTCGTACTGGCAAAGAATGAAAAAGGATATCACAACTTGATCAAGCTGGTGTCGAAAGCTTGGACGGAAGGTTTTTATATGCGTCCTCGTACCGATCGGGTCGAACTTGAGAAATATCATGAAGGACTTATCGTATCTTCTGCTTGTTTAGGAGGCGAGGTCCCTAAAAAAATAAATAAAGGGTTGCTCGACGAAGCTGAAGAAGCGGTGCAATGGCATAAGAGGGTATTCGGCGATGATTATTATCTCGAGCTCCAGCGTCATAAGGCAACTGTTCCTCGGGCCAATCACGAGGCTTATCCTTTGCAGGTGACGGCTAATGAAAAAATACTTGAGTTCGCTAAAAAATATAATATTAAGGTCATTTGTACCAATGACGTTCATTTTGTGGATGAGGAGAATGCCGAAGCACATGACCGTCTTATTTGTTTGAGTACAGGAAAAGATCTCGATGATCCTAACCGTATGCTTTATTCAAAACAAGAGTGGTTGAAAACTACGGCCGAAATGAATGATCTTTTTGGAGATGTGCCCGAGGCTTTGATTAATACGCAAGAAATATGTGATAAAGTAGAGTTCTATTCTATCGATCATCCTCCTATTATGCCGACTTTCGCTATCCCTGAAGAATTTGGTACCGAGGACGAATATCGGCAGAAATATTCTGAAAAAGACCTGTTCGACGAGTTTACCAGAGATGAGAACGGAAAAGTGGTACTTAGTGAAGAAGATGCACATAAAAAAATAGATACTCTGGGAGGATACGATAAATTGTATCGTATCAAGCTCGAGGCCGATTACCTTAAAAAGCTGGCTTTCGATGGAGCGAAAGAGTTATATGGAGATCCCTTACCGGCTGAGGTAGAGGAACGAATGATTTTTGAGCTTCATATTATGAAGACAATGGGATTTCCGGGTTACTTTCTTATTGTGCAGGATTTTATTGCGGCTGCTCGTCGTATGGGAGTTTCGGTAGGGCCTGGTCGTGGATCGGCAGCTGGATCTGCTGTGGCCTATTGTTTGGGAATCACGAAAATAGATCCTATACAGTATGATTTACTGTTCGAGCGTTTTTTGAACCCCGATCGTATATCTCTCCCTGATATCGATATCGATTTCGATGACGACGGTAGAGGTGAAGTGTTACGTTGGGTAACCGAAAAATATGGTTATGAGAAAGTCGCTCACATTATTACTTATGGTACAATGGCGACCAAACTGGCTATAAAAGATGTGGCCAGAGTGGAGAAATTACCTTTGTCTGAATCGGACCGTTTGACCAAACTCATCCCCGACCGTTTACCTGAGAAAAACGGAAAGTCACCCAAGATAAATCTTAAGAATTGTATCGAAGCTGTTCCCGAATTGCGTCAGGCTTGTGAATCGGATAATATTCTGATAAACGAGACAATGAAATATGCGCAGATGCTCGAAGGGAATGTGCGGGGTACTGGTGTACATGCCTGTGGAACAATCATTTGTCGTGATGATATTACCGATTGGGTTCCGGTAAGTACGGCCGACGACAAGGAAACAGGAGAAAAAATGCTGGTTACCCAGTATGAAGGTTCTGTTATCGAAGACACCGGACTTATTAAAATGGACTTTCTCGGGTTAAAGACCCTTTCGATTATAAAAGAAGCGGTTGCGAATATAAAATTGAGCAGGGGGATCGATATCGATATCGATAAAATATCGATTAATGACGAAGCTACTTATAAGCTATATAGCGAGGGGCGGACGATAGGTACGTTCCAGTTCGAATCGGCCGGTATGCAAAAATATTTGCGGGAGTTACAACCTACTACCTTCGAGGATCTTATCGCTATGAATGCTTTATATCGTCCGGGCCCTATGGATTATATTCCTCAGTTCATCGACCGGAAACATGGTCGTGAGCCTATCGAATATGATATTCCGGTTATGGAAAAATACCTGAAGGATACGTATGGTATTACCGTGTATCAGGAACAGGTGATGTTACTCTCGCGATTGCTGGCCGATTTTACCCGTGGTGAATCGGATGCTTTGCGTAAAGCGATGGGTAAAAAACTAAAAGATAAACTGGATGCTTTAAAACCGAAATTTATCGACGGGGGTAAAAAGAATGGTCATAAGGCCGAAACTCTCGAAAAAATATGGGCCGACTGGGAAAAATTTGCTTCTTATGCTTTCAACAAATCGCATGCTACCTGTTATTCGTGGGTAGCTTATCAGACAGCTTATCTGAAAGCGAATTATCCTTCGGAATATATGGCTGCGGTAATGAGTCGGAATATTTCGAACATTACTGAAATTACTAAACTCATGGATGAATGTAAAGCCATGGGTATACAGGTACTCGGCCCGGATGTAAATGAAAGTAATCTGAAGTTTACCGCTAATAAAGAAGGTAATATCCGGTTTGGTCTGGGCGCTGTAAAAGGTGTAGGTGAATCAGCTGTCAAGGCTATTATGGATGAGCGAAATGCGAATGGTCCATTTACGGGTATTTTTAATTTTGTACAGCGGGTAAACCTGAACGCATGTAATAAGAAAAATATCGAAAGTTTGGCATTGGCGGGGGGCTTCGATAGTTTTCCCGAGTTACAGCGAGAGCAGTATTTTGTGCAAAATAGTAAAGGTGAGAGTTTTCTCGAGACGCTGGTAAGATACGGGAATAAATATCAGGTCGATAAACAGATGCAGACTAATTCTCTGTTTGGGGGTAGCAATACTATTGAAATTTCAAAGCCGGAAATTTTACCGGCCGAAAAATGGTCTGATCTCGAACGTCTCGATAAAGAACGGGAATTGGTGGGCATTTATCTTTCGGCTCATCCTCTCGACGATTATGCAATCGCTTTAGAGTATGGTTGTAATACACGCATGGTTGAGTTAGCAGACCGTTCTGCTCTTATCGGGCGTGAGATTGTTATGGGGGGTATTGTTACCGGATTTAGAGAAGGAATGACTAAGCGAGGTAAGCCTTTCGGTATCCTTAAAATAGAAGATTATTCGGGTACAGCCGAAATACCTTTGTTCGGAAATGATTTTGTCGATTACCGAAAATTCGGATTTAACGGTATGTATCTTCTTATACGAGGACAATATCAGCCTCGCAAGTTCAATGAAAGCGAATATGATCTCCGTATTTCTTCTATTACTCAGTTACCTGATGTAAAAGATCAGTTATTGGAGAATATTACTATTTCGATACCTCTGGGTTCTTTACATAAAGGAAATATCGATACATTATATGATTTGTTGCCAGCACATAAAGAGTCGCAGACGAAATTGTTTTTCGAACTGGTAGATCCCGAGAGTAATTACCGGGTGAAACTCTTTGCTCGTAATACGAATATCAGTGTGACAAAAGAACTGATAAATTTTCTTAATTCGAGTGAGGAGCTCTCGTTCAAAATTAATGCATGA
- a CDS encoding L-threonylcarbamoyladenylate synthase: MATLVKIYPENPNPREVDRVVDILKEGGLIIYPTDTVYAIGCDALNVRAVEKICRLKDINPQKVNLSIICYDLSNLSQYVKVSNAYFKLMKKNLPGPFTFILPTHSNLPKIYKNRKTVGIRVPENTIIREIVRVLGNPVLTTSVRDEDDLIEYSTDPELMAEHYHNDVDVVIDGGYGGLEPSTVVDCSGVEPEILRQGKGDLIF; this comes from the coding sequence ATGGCAACGTTAGTAAAAATTTATCCTGAAAATCCGAATCCTCGTGAGGTGGATAGGGTTGTAGATATCTTGAAAGAGGGTGGTTTGATTATATATCCTACCGATACGGTGTATGCTATTGGCTGCGATGCGTTGAACGTAAGGGCGGTAGAAAAAATTTGCAGATTGAAAGATATTAATCCGCAAAAGGTGAATTTATCTATTATTTGTTATGATCTGAGTAACCTGAGCCAGTATGTAAAGGTAAGTAATGCATATTTTAAGCTAATGAAAAAAAATCTGCCCGGCCCATTTACTTTTATTTTGCCTACTCATTCAAATCTGCCTAAAATATATAAAAATCGAAAAACCGTAGGAATACGTGTACCGGAAAATACGATTATACGAGAGATTGTAAGGGTATTGGGAAATCCGGTATTGACGACATCGGTACGGGATGAGGATGATCTTATTGAGTATTCTACCGACCCGGAGTTGATGGCTGAACATTATCATAATGATGTAGATGTAGTTATCGATGGCGGTTATGGTGGGTTGGAACCATCGACGGTTGTCGATTGTAGTGGCGTAGAGCCCGAAATTCTACGGCAAGGAAAAGGAGACCTTATTTTTTGA